In Gloeocapsa sp. DLM2.Bin57, the DNA window TAGAGGCTAACATTTGCAATTGTCTAGCATCCACGAGAGTATCTTTAGCCATCAGATAAACAATTGTTCCTGATTCCCAACTTCCCTCGCTTCCTTGTAATCGACATTGCAAATCTTGACACAATTCTACCCAATTGAGTTCATCAGTTTGAGGTAAAAATAACAATATTTTGTTCTCTTCACGTTTTAATCTGATTTGTGAGGAACAATTAACAAAAGATATGGAGGATTCTGATGAGTTCATCGCTGCTTTAATCGATGGTAAACTGTAACTAGTGCTTCTTCGCCTCCTACATTACCAGGAAATAAAACTACTGGTAAATCGCGATAGCGGGGGTGTTCTGAAGATGTACGCACCAGAGAACATCCTGGGATAATTTGACCTAATAAGCGGGCTGATTTGAGATTTAAGCCTTTACTGAGGACGTCATTAGAAGTAATCCCACCTTTACTAATTAAAAAACTGATAGTTGTGGGTAATGTCTGTACAATCTCCATGAGTAGAGAGGATACCGTCACACCAAAAGCGAGACGTTCTGTTACACTAGTAAAGGTTATTTCTTCTCTACTAGTATAAATTACAGGTGTTTTGCCTGATTGATGAACTTCGGTTACTTTGGTGATAGTTTCTGTATATAAATCGTTGCGAGATTCGGGATTTTGTTGTAACTTAACTACATCTACTAGAATAGGTACAATATCTGGTTCTTGTAGTAACCTTTCTAGTTGTTGGGTGGTTTTGCTAACGTGAGATCCTACCAGAATTACTCCTGATTCTGCTGTTGGCTTATATTTTCCCATCCCTTCAGGGGGTATAGGTTGGGGTTCTAATTGTGCTAAAGACGTTAATAAACTTGCTGCACTACGGAAGAGAAAGCGCTTTCCGAGTGCAACTGCGCTAAGTATATCTTGGGCGAATTGGTTTAAGTCGGCTTGATTTTCGGCATCTACTACCACGCAAGTATTATTATGTAACTCCAGCAATCTCTCTAAGCTACCTTGACGAATATCTGCGGTTAAAAACCTCACTACTAGCGAGGCTGGTATTCTTCCTTTAGTTTTTTCGGCGACATAATCTGGTAGATAACTATGACTATAAGCAAAAACTGAATCTTGAGCGAATTCTGTCTGATGTACAGGGGTTTCTACTCCATCTACTAACAGATAGTGGATACTATCACGAGTGACTCTCCCTCCCTCAAAAAAAGCAGGAATTAAAAAATGAGCGTCAAAATCACCTAATTTCTCGGCGATAACGTCGGTTTCTATGGGATAATGTCCTCTGAGGGTAGAATCGGAACGACTTACTATTAAAAAATCTTGGATTCCTTCTGCTGCTAAAGCAATTTTGAGGCGATCGCACACTTCGGCGGTGATTTGGGCTGCTTCTACAGGGGGAAGGGCACGAGTATTGGTTAAAATGAAAAATAATGGTGCAGAATCTCTTAACCCTAAACGTAAGGTATCTACATCCCATTGGGTTAATAACAGACAACTATGAACGGTTTGTGAACCTGTAGGATCGTCATCAAGTACAATTATTTTGGGTTTACTCATCTATTATAAAAAGGTATTTTTTCTACGGTATGATTATAACTTAGTGTTAGATAATAAGGAATTATTAGGCTCAAAAATCTGCTTTAAAATTATTGCCAAAAGCTTTAAAATACTAAGATAATTAATAATACCTTAAAACCAGGGATAGTCTATTGACAAATAATTCCTTATCTGCTGATACTTGTCCTGTTAATTCTTATAATGAATGGGATACCCTCGAAGAAGTTATCGTTGGTCGCTTAGAAGGAGCGATTATACCACCTTATCATGTAACCGTTACCTATAATATCCCTCCTAGTACAGCCAGATTGTATAAATTATTTGCAGGAAGACGTTATCCTCAATTTTTACTCAAAAAAGCCCAAAAAGAATTAGACGAATTTAGACAAATTTTACGAGATTTAGGTATAACCCTGAGAATAACAGAGATAATTGATGGTTATCGCTGGTTTAAAACCCCTAATTGGCGCTCAAAAGGTTTTTGTACCGCTTTTCCTCGTGATGGTTTCTTAGTCATAGGTAAGGAAATTATTGAGACTCCTCTGACATGGCGATCGCGCTCTTGGGAAACTGACGCCTATCGATCTTTGTTTCTAAAATACTTTTGACAGGTTATTAAATGGACTGCAGCACCTAAACCCCAATTATGAGACGAACTTTGAAATCCCTCTATTCCCTATTCAAGTAGCGCTATAAAATGACAAACGTATTAAAAACTCTACTCGGTTTAACCCTGTTTATTGTTAAACTTTCCCAAGGATTAAATATCACGGTTAAACATTTGAGTTATCTTCAAACTAGACCTAGACTTTTACAGCGATCGCTTTTAGCTGTTGACGTTTTAGTTCCTATAGCTAGTTATTTGATTATAATTTTATTTAAATTACCTCTAGAAATTTCTACAGCGATATTACTGATAGCTGCTTGTCCTGGCTCTCCTCTAACTGCTAGAAAAGTCTTAAAAAAAGGGGGGATTTTTGCTTATGGTGCTAGTTTACATATAGTCGTTATTCTGTTATCAATTATCACTACTCCTATTACTCTTTGGCTTTTTTTCGCTTATAGCAATTTAAAGATTCAAGTTAATATTTTAGATATAGTCAACCAACTTATTACAGCTCAATTAATTCCCTTAGTCTTAGGTATCTTTATCAGTGAAAAATTTTCAACTCTAGCTAATAAAATCAGAAATCCTTTAAGAATCATCGGTGATTTTTCCCTACTTGGAATAACTCTCTTAATTGTGGTGGTAACTTTTAGATTTGTTTTACAAATTAATTTTACCTCTCTAGTAGCTATTATCTTAACTGTCAGTATATCTCTAGCTATTGGTCACCTTATGGGTGGTCGTCATCCTCAAAGACGTCATACTTTGGCTTTAGTCTGTGCTAGTCGTAATATTGGTTTAGCTGCTTTTATCGCTAGTTTAAATTTTCCGATTACTTTGATTTTACCTAATTTAATTCCTTATCTTTTTATAAGTGCAATAGTTGAGATTGTTTATCAGAAAATCTTCAAAATTAAAGAATAGGGAAGAGGGAAGAAGGGAGAAGGGAGTAGGGGAGAATTCGGAAGAAAGGAATTCCGTTCCACCTAAAACCGTTCTACCTAAAACCTGCGCGGATCGCCATAGCTTACATCTCGATATTCGACGATAGTTACGGGAATTAAGCTATTTTCTAACACCGCTTGAGAGACAGAACCAATTAACACCCTTTTCCATGGTTGATACCCTCTTTTACCCATAATAATCTCAGTAACTTGGTAATCTTCTGCAGTCTGAATAATCTCCTCGGGAATTGTTCCTATTTTGGTGAGAAACTGATAACGAATATCTGCTAAGAGTTGCTTACTTATCTCCCGAAGTTGTTTGACTCCCTCTGTATCTGTTTCGTTGATAACGTGTAAAACTATTACTTGAGCGTTGTTACTACGGGCTTTTTCTCCTACTACTTTTAACACTTCTTTAGCAAAAGCAGAGGTATCCACTACCGCTAAATAGCTAATACGATTAATTATACTGACTTTAGTCGGATCTACTTCTCCTTTAGTTAATAACTTTGGTGCAAATATTATAGTACTCCACGCTCCTAACGGCGCAGTTATTAAAATAGAGAGTACAGCTATAGCTAAAATAACCTCTCCTCCTTCAATACCTCTAGCTAAGGGAATCCCACCAATCGCCGCTTGTACCGTTGCTTTAGCGCTGTTAGCAGGTAATAAGAATAATCTCTCTCGCCAATTCCAGTTACTACCTACAGTAGATAGATACCAACCTAAACCACGACCTACTAATAATCCTATACTTAATAATAATAATCCTGGTAGGAAAATATTCCCTAATACCTCTAGTTTAATACTCGCTCCTAATAAAACGAATAAAACTATCTCAGCTACAATCCACAAGCTATCAAAACCATTGCGCAAATTTCTCGCTAAGGGTGTATCTAACTCGATTAAAAAGAAACCCATCCCCATCGCCGCTAAATAGCCAGAATAGGCTAAAACCTTTTCCCCTACTACCAACAATAGGGCAATATTTGCACCAATCAGGATATCTTGTACACTATTTTGTGTCCAGTTTTGTTTAGTTAGTATTAATACCGTTAAACGCGCTGCTAGATATCCAACTAATAACCCTAATCCTATCTCTAAAATTACTTGTAATGGTAGTAAACCTACACTACTTAAATCTAATTCTCCTTGACTGAGAAAGTTAACCAATAAACCAAATACCAATAGTAATAACACATCTGAGAGAGCACTACCAATTAAGATAGCGTCGGGAATACCTTTAGCTACTCCCCAACCTAAACTCTTGAGTCTCAACATCCCTGGTACGATTACCGCGGGTGATTCTGCTCCAATGATACACCCTAATAGTAATCCCGTGGGAAAATCTAACTGGAAAATCCACATACTGATTATAGCAACGGCGATCGCTTCACAACTAGCAGGGAGAACCCCTAAACGTAACGCTACACTTCCTTGTTGTTTGAGTTTGTCTCTATCTAACCCTAATCCCGCTTTCATGAGGATAATCATTACCGCTATTATGCGTAAGTTATCCGCACCTTCTAAGACTTCGACTGCTAGTAAATTACCTAGTTGTGGTCCTAAAGCAATTCCTGCTATAATCATACCAATCAATGGGGGTGCGCCTAATCTTCTTGCAATTTGACCCGCAAAAAACCCCCCTAAGAGTATATATAGGATACTGGTTAACATTTAGTCGCTAATCAACTTGCCACCAACCAAAAGCAGGACCAATAATGCGAATAGTAAGCCAGTATGCTACTAAAAACCCAATGCCTATCCACGCTCCCCTGGTAGTAATCTGATAAAATTGAGACGCTTGTGTCTTAGTAATCGGAAGCCAGGGGGCGACTCTTTGTTCTTTCCCGTAATCTTCCCCTAAAGACTGTTTACGACGTTTTGATTCACCCATAAAAATAATTAGTTATCAATTCTTACTAATTTTAGAATATTTTTACCAGCAATTTATGTATTTTGCCAATAAATCTACGAAATCTTACACCATCACTAACGCAATAAAAACTTTGAGATTATTTCTTTTGCGCTTTCATTAAAGGTAAAAACGCCATTACTGTAAAAGTTCCTAGAATTGTTAAAGGCTCTGGTACTACTGTACCTTCAAAACGTATCTCACCTGGGGCAAAAACACTACCTCCACTACGTCGTATAAAAACAACATCAACATAACGTACTTGTCCAACAACATTTCCAGTGTCATATAAATTAGAAGGCATATCTACAAGATTAAATGGTCCTGGTAAAGATACATTTCCAGAGTTGAATATACTTGAAAACTGTGAATCTAAGAAATTGTAAGATATAAATCCAACGTCATTAAAAGCAATTGTATTAGTGTTCCAGTACCAAGCTTTTTCTATATTAAATACATTTCCTAAATCCAACCTAACTGAAGCTTCAGAAGAAGTAAACAATCTAGCCTCGTTCATATCTGTTGAGTTATGAGTAACCGTTAACAAATCAGCAGACAAAGATAGATCACTTAAACCAGAACCATCAATCATTCTTGATAAAGGTGTCTCATTTGTTTTAGTACCTGAAAGCAAAGAAATACTTTGAGGTACAATTACCGCAGCTGAGGCACTACTTATACATATAGCCGTTGAAAAAACACTTAAAATCGAGCATTTTGTGAGTTTATTCATATTATTGAAGCGTTTGAATTATGATTTTATCACGAAATTAACATTAACCTCACTATCTGTCAAACCCCTAATAAAAAGAAATGCGACGTAAGAAGTAAGCGATGACTGCTACTGCACAAACAATCGCCAATTGTCCAGGAAATGAATTAAGACTGTGTAATTGTACCAATCTTTCCAACTGGCTTAGAGAATTAATAGTATTGACAGGTAATAGATAAAGAATCCCTAAATAGATTAATCCACAAATATGGATAACTATTAAGCCAAGTAAAGCACTTACACCGAGTAACTCTAATTTAGCTCGTTGTCGTAAAGCGATTAAACCACATAACCAAGCACCAGGAATAAACCCTAACAGGTAACCAAAACCTGGCTCTTGGATATAATTAAAACCACCACCTTTAGCAAAAACGGGAACACCAGATAAACCTAAAGTGATATAAGCGATTTGGGCGATCGCCCCTGCATTTCTACCCCCCATACAACCTGTCAGTAAAACTGCACCGATTTGATAGGTAACTCCTAAAGACTGAGTAGATATTCCTTGCTCATACCATAACCAAGGTTGATTAGTGGTAAAAGCTTCCATAAAAGTACTAGCGATGGTGAGTAATAAGCCAATCAAGCCCCAAATTAACTGATTGGGTAAAGATAATAGTGGTTTAGGTTTCTTCAATGCTAAAGCCAAGGTTAAGAGACAGAATATTCACCAGGGATGGGCGCTTCTCCACCTACTAAACCTAGAGAATTGAGCATTTTTTCATCTTCTCTAGCAGGTTGTCCCATAGTGGTGAGATAATGTCCAACTAGCATAGCGTTAATACCCGCTTGTAATCCTAGATGCTGTAATTCTCCCATCACTGCTTCTCTTCCACCTGCATATCTGAGAATCTGTTGGGGGAGAATAAAGCGGAAAATAGCGATCGCCTTAACTGCTTCATAGGGATTGAGTTTATTTTGTACCTCTAGGGGTGTTCCTTCTCTAGGGTTAAGTAAGTTAATTGGTACTGATTCTACACCTAAATCCCGTAAAGCTAAAGCTAAATCTATTCTATCTTCCCAACTTTCTCCCATACCCATAATACCACCTGTACAAGCTTGGATACCAGCTGCTCGCACATTTTTAACGGTTTCCACGCGATCGCGCCAACTATGGGTAGTTACTATTTCGGGGAAAAAATTTTCTGAGGCTTCTAGATTATGATTATAGCGAGTTACTCCAGCTTCTTTAAGTTCTAATGCTTGTGCGTAGGTTAACTCCCCTAAAGCACAACAGGGTTTAATTCCCGTTTCCTCAATAATTGCTTTAACTGTGGCTAAAATCTCGTTAAATTCTGTTGATTTCGGACTGTTATACTTTAAACCTCTACCTTGACTAACTAGACAAAAACGTTTTGCACCAGCATTAGCTGCAGCTTTGGCTTGGGTTACTATTTCCTCTTGTGATTTTAAACCATAGATTGGGGAATCTTGACCTGGATGATGTGCTGATTGAGAACAAAAAGAGCAATTTTCCGAGCAATTCCCCGATTTAATATTAACTATACTGCATAAATCTACCACATTACCACAACAGGCTTGACGAATGCGATTAGCAGCTTCACATAACCAGAGAATCTCTGCTTCTCCCTCTATAGTAGCAAGAGTTAAGGCTTCTTCTTTAGTAATTAACTTACCTGCAATTACCCCTGAGGCTAATTCCTCTAACCAAATTTTTAAATCTTGAGCTATGGATTGAACCACTAGATTTTAGCTCCTTTGCAAAACACAATAACCAGAATTATATCATTAGAGTTTATCCCTAACCTTAACTTAATCTTAAACATGATCTGCTAGGCTGATCTTGAACTTGAAACTATAAAAAAATCATTAAAGTAAAATGAGCAGGAGAACACAGCAGTGACAGCAAATACAATAGATTCTTTTGAGAAACCAATACAACCTCGTTCCTCCCAAGAGAGAATCTTTGATAATGGATTTAAAATAGCAGCTAAAACCTTGGCGATCGCTATCTGTTTACTGATTATCTGGATTATTCTTCAGGTACTTATACAAGCATTCCCCGCTATTGGTAAATTTGGACTAGGTTTTCTTTTTAGTTCACAATGGGACCCCATTAGGGATAATTTTGGTCTATGGCCCTCTATCTTTGGTACTCTAGTTAGTAGCGCTCTAGCTCTGTTAATAGCTGTACCTATTGGTATCGGAGTAGCAATTTTTCTAAGTGAAGACTATATACCATCTGGAATTCAAAGAGTATTTGTCTTTCTAGTAGAATTATTAGCAGCTATTCCTAGTGTAGTTTACGGATTATGGGGATTGTTCGTTCTCGTACCTTTTTTAAGACCAGTAGGTGTAACTAGAGCATCGATGCTACCTGCGGTGATTATCCTCTCAATCATGGTCTTACCGATGATCTCCGCAATTAGTAGAGACGCTTTATCTAACGTATCTAAAGATATGCGTCAAGCAGCTATTGGTTTAGGAGCAACTCGCTGGGAAACAATCTTACAAATAGTGATACCTGCTGCTTCTTCTGGTATTATCGGAGGCGTTATGCTCGCACTAGGAAGAGCATTAGGAGAAACTATGGCGATTGTGATGCTCATCGGTAACTCTAACCAAGTGAGTTTTTCTTTGCTGCAACCTGCTACAACAATCTCAGCTTTAATCGCTAACCAATTCGCTGAAGCTCAAGGATTACAGGTATCAGCTTTAATGTACGCAGCTTTTGTGCTGTCGGTAATTACCCTAATCGTTAATATTTTGGCCCAAGTTGTTGTCAAACAATTACAGAAAATTTAAATCAAGTATTTAACAATGACTTCTCAAATTCCTGCTGGTTTTGACCTTAGTACTCTCAAAATTGACTCTAAATCCCCGAGGACTCTATTTGGCTTGATCATGAATGGTATAACCTTTATCTTCATTGCTATAGCTGTTGTGCCTTTATTTGCCATTGTGGGGTATCTACTCTATCGGGGGATTAGCGCTTTATCCCTAAGCGTATTTAGGGAACTTCCCCCGCCTCCTCTAGTACCAGGTGGTGGTTTTGGTAACGCTATTGTCGGTACATTTATTATGGTGGGAATCGCCCTGTGTATTAGTATTCCTATCGGGGTTATGGCGGCTATTTACCTCTCAGAATTTAGTAAAGGTCAATTGCCCGAAATAATTCGTTTTGCTAATAATGTACTCAATGGTGTTCCTTCGGTTATCGTAGGGGTTTTCGCCTTTGCTGCATTTGTAGTCACCACAGGCACTTATTCAGCTTGGGCTGGTGGTTTCGCTCTCTCTATTGTAATTATCCCGATTATTGTTAGTACCACCTATGAAGCTCTTAAACTCGTACCTAAAGAAGTTAGAGACGCTTCTATCGGTATCGGTGCTAATGACTATCAAACGGTTTTACAAGTAGTTCTCCCCGCTGCATTACCCGCGATTTTAACCGGGGTAACCCTAGCTACCGCTAGAGCTGCAGGAGAAACCGCTCCCCTGTTGTTTACCGCTTTATTTAGTCAATTTTGGCCCAACTTTGAAACCAAATTAATGGAGCCTACCGCTTCTCTAGCGGTATTGGTTTATAACTTCGCCATCGTTCCTTTTGCTAACCAAAACGAGTTATCCTGGGCCGCTGCTTTCGTCATCGTTATGTTAGTTTTCATCGCTAATATCATCGCTCGTGTAGTCACCGCTAAACGTCAATACTAGGAGGATTTATATTTAATGGTTAATGATCAACAACCAACCGATAGACTCACAGACAATATCGTCTTACAATCAGAAAATACCGATGTCTATTACGGTAATTTTCTCGCTGTTAAAGGGGTATATGTAGAAATCCCCCGCAATAAGGTAACGGCTTTTATCGGTCCTTCTGGTTGCGGTAAAAGTACTCTGTTGCGCTGTTTTAATCGTCTTAATGACCTTATCCCTGTGTTTAAACTCGGTGAAGGTTCAAAGGTAACCTATCTTGGTCAAGATTTATACGCAAAAGATATCGATCCAGTGCAAGTGCGTCGTCGTATTGGGATGGTTTTCCAAAGACCTAACCCTTTCCCTAAGTCTATCTATGAGAATATTACTTATGGGGCTAAAATTAATAAAATTAAAACCGATTATGACGCCCTAGTTGAAGACTCTCTCCGTAAAGCTGCTCTCTGGGATGAGGTAAAAGATAAACTCAGACAAAGTGGTTTAGCTCTCTCAGGTGGACAACAACAGCGTTTATGTATCGCTCGCACCATCGCTCTTAAACCAGATGTGGTGTTAATGGATGAACCTTGTTCAGCTCTTGATCCTATCTCTACTCTTAAGGTAGAAGAATTAATTCATGAATTGAAAGAAAACTTCACCATCGTAATCGTAACCCATAATATGCAGCAAGCAACCCGTGTGGCTGATTATACCGCTTTCTTCAACACTAAGCAGTTAGAAGGAGGTAATCGCCAGGGTTATCTCGCTGAGTTCGATAGAACCGAAGTGATCTTTAATAATCCTAGTAAAGAGGAAACTCAACAGTATATTAGTGGTCGTTTCGGCTAAAAACCGCTAAACCAATACCAGTATTATCTCCTATTGACTTATTCGGAATAGGAGATTTTTTATGCTTTATTAGTATATGTATAGCTCATAAATTTTAAAATTGACTAGACTTAAGAAGATAACTAAATATTTTCTCTAGTTATGGCTAAAACATCTGATTTGACCAAAAATGAGCTAATCAATCAATTAAGTACTGTAGAATTAGCTCAAGCTCTAGCAACTCGTCTGGCGATCGCCCCTAATGATTGGCATCGTCTCAAAGCTAACCGCAACGCTCAAGCTAGTCAACAAGCTGCCGCGGCTTTAGTTTTTCTCTTAAAAGATCAACCCCAAGAAGCCCTAATCCGCTTTCAACAAGCTGTAGGTTGGCTCGATCGCTCTGTTAGCGCGCCTCCTTGTCCCACCCATGGTCATCATCATAACGAGTAATTGACTTTTTGTTGATGCAGTCTTGAAAATTTTCAGGGCTGCTTTGGAGTGAAACACAATGTCATTAATCAATAGTCGATATATAGTAACTTTTGACCAGTTTTGGCAATTTTACCCTGAAACTGGAGAATATACTATGAGTTACATGATGGAGTAATTGTCGAAATACCCAAACCTAGAGGGCAACATTCTTAAATTGCGGGATTTTTACTAACAGAGTTAGGAATTGAGATTAATTGTAGATTATTTGGGTTTAGGAGCTAGAAAGTTTATCGGTTTCCCCTAGTCAATTTATCAATGATACATTAATAATTTCTAGTGTATTTCGACAATTAAATCTCACCGCACAACAGATTTTTCAAAGTAATTAAGTCTTTGTTAATACTTTTTAAAGTTTTTTTAACAATTGTTAAGAGAGTAAAATACCCTAAAAGCTGTACAGTAGAATCTGTGTGGTGTTTTTTACCTTCAATAGGGGGGGCTTGATTTTTTTTCTGTACCATTATACAATTGCTTAGGCTTTTGTAAAAATAATTACAGATACAGGCTGATAATTAGGAGGTAATTAGGTTGGCAAGGAAACGTAAACGGAAGAGTCGCCGCCGCCTAGAAGGACGCAAGATACTGGCACTAGTTCCACAGTACAGTATTGAGAGTGGTGAAGATAAACCAGTTACAGCAGCGCGAAAATACATTAAAAGTGAAGGAATTGCTCCCCCTGCGGTCTTAATCGTTAGACGCAATGAGCACACTACAGATAGATATTTTTGGGCAGAAAAAGGATTGTTCGGAGCTCAGTATGTAGAGGAAAATCATTTTCTCTTCCCAAGCTTGAGAGGAATGATTGTTAGTCAGACAACAGCTAGCAAGAATAGTACTGTCGCCGTCGCTGGTAGCTCCTAACCTCAAATAAACAGCCAGAACCACTCATGATGAGTGGTTTTGTCTTATTTGTTGTTAGATGTTGAGAGACTTCCCGAGAGCGATCAACTCATCACGGTGAGCAATTACCTTGATTTGAGTTGCATCGCTTGAGAGAGGTTGAATGTTTAAGACTACCTGCTCTAAACGTCCCGCTTTGCGCCAATAAAATAAACCAGCTAAAGGAGCTAATAAAAGCAATCCTAAGCTAAAAGAAGCAATAGTTGGATAGAGTAAGTAAATGACCAAACTAAGGGATAATAAACCAATAGTAGCTAGAATAGTCAGCAAAATAGCTAAAAACCAGCTGGGGCGGACAAAGCCTTCAAAAGTAACTTGACTATTTTCACTATTGACGTCTTTGAGGCGATAAGCTCTAGACTGAAAATAACTTTGTAACTCAGTATATAAATTCTCTTGAGATAATTTACTGACTAAAGTAAGTTCTTCGATACGCTTTTTTACCGAAGCACGAATAAAGAAAAATAACCCTATCATCAATAATAGAGTTAAACAAAAAGTTGAGGAAAGAATAGGATTACTCACGTTTAACTACCTAAAAGACTACTTACGTCCATAATAACGGTGATGATTGTCATAGTAATAGTAAGAACCATGACTGTGACGAGTAACATTATTGGCTACTACTCCCAAAATGGAGACGTGAGACATTTTCAACTGTTCAATACTTTGTTTGAAGGCTGAGCGATCGGTTTTACCAATTTTCGCTACTAACA includes these proteins:
- a CDS encoding four-carbon acid sugar kinase family protein, coding for MSKPKIIVLDDDPTGSQTVHSCLLLTQWDVDTLRLGLRDSAPLFFILTNTRALPPVEAAQITAEVCDRLKIALAAEGIQDFLIVSRSDSTLRGHYPIETDVIAEKLGDFDAHFLIPAFFEGGRVTRDSIHYLLVDGVETPVHQTEFAQDSVFAYSHSYLPDYVAEKTKGRIPASLVVRFLTADIRQGSLERLLELHNNTCVVVDAENQADLNQFAQDILSAVALGKRFLFRSAASLLTSLAQLEPQPIPPEGMGKYKPTAESGVILVGSHVSKTTQQLERLLQEPDIVPILVDVVKLQQNPESRNDLYTETITKVTEVHQSGKTPVIYTSREEITFTSVTERLAFGVTVSSLLMEIVQTLPTTISFLISKGGITSNDVLSKGLNLKSARLLGQIIPGCSLVRTSSEHPRYRDLPVVLFPGNVGGEEALVTVYHRLKQR
- a CDS encoding sodium:proton antiporter; translation: MLTSILYILLGGFFAGQIARRLGAPPLIGMIIAGIALGPQLGNLLAVEVLEGADNLRIIAVMIILMKAGLGLDRDKLKQQGSVALRLGVLPASCEAIAVAIISMWIFQLDFPTGLLLGCIIGAESPAVIVPGMLRLKSLGWGVAKGIPDAILIGSALSDVLLLLVFGLLVNFLSQGELDLSSVGLLPLQVILEIGLGLLVGYLAARLTVLILTKQNWTQNSVQDILIGANIALLLVVGEKVLAYSGYLAAMGMGFFLIELDTPLARNLRNGFDSLWIVAEIVLFVLLGASIKLEVLGNIFLPGLLLLSIGLLVGRGLGWYLSTVGSNWNWRERLFLLPANSAKATVQAAIGGIPLARGIEGGEVILAIAVLSILITAPLGAWSTIIFAPKLLTKGEVDPTKVSIINRISYLAVVDTSAFAKEVLKVVGEKARSNNAQVIVLHVINETDTEGVKQLREISKQLLADIRYQFLTKIGTIPEEIIQTAEDYQVTEIIMGKRGYQPWKRVLIGSVSQAVLENSLIPVTIVEYRDVSYGDPRRF
- a CDS encoding DUF2839 family protein; protein product: MGESKRRKQSLGEDYGKEQRVAPWLPITKTQASQFYQITTRGAWIGIGFLVAYWLTIRIIGPAFGWWQVD
- a CDS encoding PEP-CTERM sorting domain-containing protein yields the protein MNKLTKCSILSVFSTAICISSASAAVIVPQSISLLSGTKTNETPLSRMIDGSGLSDLSLSADLLTVTHNSTDMNEARLFTSSEASVRLDLGNVFNIEKAWYWNTNTIAFNDVGFISYNFLDSQFSSIFNSGNVSLPGPFNLVDMPSNLYDTGNVVGQVRYVDVVFIRRSGGSVFAPGEIRFEGTVVPEPLTILGTFTVMAFLPLMKAQKK
- a CDS encoding biotin transporter BioY, with product MEAFTTNQPWLWYEQGISTQSLGVTYQIGAVLLTGCMGGRNAGAIAQIAYITLGLSGVPVFAKGGGFNYIQEPGFGYLLGFIPGAWLCGLIALRQRAKLELLGVSALLGLIVIHICGLIYLGILYLLPVNTINSLSQLERLVQLHSLNSFPGQLAIVCAVAVIAYFLRRISFY
- the bioB gene encoding biotin synthase BioB, coding for MVQSIAQDLKIWLEELASGVIAGKLITKEEALTLATIEGEAEILWLCEAANRIRQACCGNVVDLCSIVNIKSGNCSENCSFCSQSAHHPGQDSPIYGLKSQEEIVTQAKAAANAGAKRFCLVSQGRGLKYNSPKSTEFNEILATVKAIIEETGIKPCCALGELTYAQALELKEAGVTRYNHNLEASENFFPEIVTTHSWRDRVETVKNVRAAGIQACTGGIMGMGESWEDRIDLALALRDLGVESVPINLLNPREGTPLEVQNKLNPYEAVKAIAIFRFILPQQILRYAGGREAVMGELQHLGLQAGINAMLVGHYLTTMGQPAREDEKMLNSLGLVGGEAPIPGEYSVS
- the pstC gene encoding phosphate ABC transporter permease subunit PstC codes for the protein MTANTIDSFEKPIQPRSSQERIFDNGFKIAAKTLAIAICLLIIWIILQVLIQAFPAIGKFGLGFLFSSQWDPIRDNFGLWPSIFGTLVSSALALLIAVPIGIGVAIFLSEDYIPSGIQRVFVFLVELLAAIPSVVYGLWGLFVLVPFLRPVGVTRASMLPAVIILSIMVLPMISAISRDALSNVSKDMRQAAIGLGATRWETILQIVIPAASSGIIGGVMLALGRALGETMAIVMLIGNSNQVSFSLLQPATTISALIANQFAEAQGLQVSALMYAAFVLSVITLIVNILAQVVVKQLQKI
- the pstA gene encoding phosphate ABC transporter permease PstA encodes the protein MTSQIPAGFDLSTLKIDSKSPRTLFGLIMNGITFIFIAIAVVPLFAIVGYLLYRGISALSLSVFRELPPPPLVPGGGFGNAIVGTFIMVGIALCISIPIGVMAAIYLSEFSKGQLPEIIRFANNVLNGVPSVIVGVFAFAAFVVTTGTYSAWAGGFALSIVIIPIIVSTTYEALKLVPKEVRDASIGIGANDYQTVLQVVLPAALPAILTGVTLATARAAGETAPLLFTALFSQFWPNFETKLMEPTASLAVLVYNFAIVPFANQNELSWAAAFVIVMLVFIANIIARVVTAKRQY
- the pstB gene encoding phosphate ABC transporter ATP-binding protein, yielding MVNDQQPTDRLTDNIVLQSENTDVYYGNFLAVKGVYVEIPRNKVTAFIGPSGCGKSTLLRCFNRLNDLIPVFKLGEGSKVTYLGQDLYAKDIDPVQVRRRIGMVFQRPNPFPKSIYENITYGAKINKIKTDYDALVEDSLRKAALWDEVKDKLRQSGLALSGGQQQRLCIARTIALKPDVVLMDEPCSALDPISTLKVEELIHELKENFTIVIVTHNMQQATRVADYTAFFNTKQLEGGNRQGYLAEFDRTEVIFNNPSKEETQQYISGRFG
- a CDS encoding DUF3155 domain-containing protein, producing MARKRKRKSRRRLEGRKILALVPQYSIESGEDKPVTAARKYIKSEGIAPPAVLIVRRNEHTTDRYFWAEKGLFGAQYVEENHFLFPSLRGMIVSQTTASKNSTVAVAGSS
- a CDS encoding cofactor assembly of complex C subunit B; translated protein: MSNPILSSTFCLTLLLMIGLFFFIRASVKKRIEELTLVSKLSQENLYTELQSYFQSRAYRLKDVNSENSQVTFEGFVRPSWFLAILLTILATIGLLSLSLVIYLLYPTIASFSLGLLLLAPLAGLFYWRKAGRLEQVVLNIQPLSSDATQIKVIAHRDELIALGKSLNI